Proteins encoded in a region of the Marinococcus sp. PL1-022 genome:
- the iolG gene encoding inositol 2-dehydrogenase — MAQQDIRVAVLGLGRLGMFHAGNMMNKVKGAELVLICDPIAEHAQRAADQLGVPAWTAEPEEVFQNPDIDAVVIVTPTSTHAEMITKAARSGKQIFVEKPLTSTIEEADEVIEVVKKADVICQVGFMRRYDPGYFDAKQRIDAGEIGKPIYFKGFTRDSGSPPASFIKNSGGIFLDCSIHDFDIARYLMSSEISSVSGHGRILMNPFMEEYNDVDQAITYLEFENGGAGDVEASRNSPYGHDIRAEIIGTEGAIFVGSLRNSDVTVQSSTGSNHEIVPNFQMRFREAYVQELEQFIKCVKGEESPRVTSVDSKINMQVALAATRSYMNNGERINMQELYQDKVYVL; from the coding sequence ATGGCACAGCAGGATATACGGGTAGCGGTTTTAGGTCTTGGAAGACTGGGGATGTTTCACGCAGGCAATATGATGAATAAAGTAAAGGGAGCAGAGCTCGTGCTGATTTGCGATCCGATCGCCGAGCATGCACAAAGGGCTGCAGACCAGCTTGGGGTGCCGGCGTGGACAGCGGAGCCGGAGGAAGTTTTTCAGAACCCGGACATTGATGCAGTAGTAATCGTTACACCAACGAGCACGCATGCAGAAATGATTACAAAGGCGGCCCGCAGCGGCAAGCAGATATTTGTGGAAAAACCGCTCACTTCCACGATTGAAGAGGCTGATGAAGTCATTGAAGTGGTGAAAAAAGCGGACGTCATCTGCCAGGTTGGCTTCATGCGCAGATACGACCCGGGATACTTTGATGCCAAGCAGCGTATTGATGCCGGTGAAATCGGGAAGCCGATTTATTTTAAGGGCTTCACCCGCGACAGCGGTTCCCCGCCAGCCTCCTTTATTAAAAACAGCGGTGGTATCTTTTTAGACTGCTCTATTCATGATTTTGATATAGCACGGTATTTAATGAGCTCGGAAATCTCCTCGGTTTCTGGTCACGGACGGATTTTAATGAATCCATTCATGGAAGAATATAATGACGTGGATCAGGCGATTACTTATCTTGAGTTTGAAAACGGCGGGGCAGGCGATGTTGAAGCAAGCCGGAATTCCCCGTATGGCCACGACATTCGCGCTGAAATTATTGGAACAGAAGGTGCCATCTTTGTCGGTTCCCTGCGTAACAGCGACGTCACCGTTCAAAGCAGCACAGGCAGCAATCATGAGATTGTACCTAACTTTCAGATGAGATTCCGGGAGGCATATGTGCAGGAGCTTGAACAATTTATTAAATGTGTAAAAGGAGAAGAAAGCCCGCGGGTTACATCAGTGGATTCCAAAATCAACATGCAGGTAGCGCTCGCAGCCACCCGTTCCTATATGAATAACGGAGAGCGTATCAATATGCAGGAGCTGTACCAGGACAAAGTTTACGTACTGTAA
- a CDS encoding Gfo/Idh/MocA family oxidoreductase yields the protein MVGYKMMGRAHSHAYRDVPFYFDSPVTPRLDTIVGRDSSRVGPAAEKMGWARHATDWRSLIDRRDIDLIDIVTPNDTHSEIAIAAAEAGKHVLCEKPLALSVEEAVRMHDAVKKNNVTHMLCHNYRFAPAVQFAKQLIDSGKLGRIYHIRATFLQDWLMDPNYPLTWRMQKNISGSGTLGDLGAHIIDLARFLVGEFDEVAGMMKTFVKERPLGDTVHNLQTEIREGEWGEVTVDDASAFLATFQNGAMGTFEASRFSRGNRAGNRFEINGEKGSIRWDMENMNNLEVYFEEDEAGLQGFKTINCTEAEHPFAGNYWPAAHILGYEHTFVNLIASLMDNIGNKTSAAPNFEDGVMNQAILEAVERSVHRRGWTAVSEIYKPDSVEIN from the coding sequence ATGGTGGGCTACAAAATGATGGGAAGGGCTCACAGCCATGCGTACCGCGATGTTCCCTTCTATTTTGACAGTCCGGTAACGCCCAGACTCGATACGATCGTCGGAAGGGACTCTTCACGGGTCGGACCGGCTGCTGAAAAAATGGGCTGGGCCCGCCATGCAACAGACTGGCGCTCTCTTATTGACCGCAGAGATATTGATTTAATTGATATCGTAACCCCAAATGATACCCACAGTGAGATTGCCATTGCAGCAGCGGAGGCCGGCAAGCACGTGCTGTGCGAAAAACCATTGGCATTATCCGTGGAAGAAGCCGTACGGATGCACGATGCTGTGAAGAAAAACAATGTTACCCATATGCTCTGCCACAATTACCGGTTTGCTCCGGCGGTTCAGTTTGCCAAACAGCTGATTGACAGTGGAAAACTGGGTCGTATTTATCATATTCGGGCAACATTTCTGCAGGACTGGCTGATGGATCCCAACTATCCGCTTACCTGGCGCATGCAGAAAAATATTTCGGGCTCGGGCACGCTTGGCGATCTGGGTGCTCACATCATTGACCTTGCCAGATTTCTGGTTGGGGAGTTTGACGAAGTAGCGGGGATGATGAAGACCTTCGTTAAAGAGCGTCCACTTGGTGACACCGTGCACAATCTCCAGACAGAGATTCGTGAAGGCGAATGGGGCGAGGTAACGGTGGATGATGCCTCTGCTTTTCTGGCCACTTTTCAAAACGGGGCGATGGGCACATTTGAAGCCTCCCGTTTCAGCCGGGGCAACCGTGCGGGCAACCGTTTTGAGATCAACGGGGAAAAAGGATCCATCCGCTGGGATATGGAAAACATGAACAATTTAGAGGTTTACTTTGAAGAAGACGAAGCGGGACTGCAGGGATTCAAAACCATTAACTGTACGGAAGCGGAGCACCCTTTTGCCGGAAATTATTGGCCGGCAGCCCATATCCTCGGGTATGAGCATACCTTCGTCAATTTGATTGCTTCTCTGATGGACAATATTGGGAATAAAACAAGCGCAGCACCGAATTTTGAAGACGGAGTGATGAACCAGGCGATCCTGGAGGCTGTCGAGCGTTCCGTACACAGACGCGGATGGACGGCCGTTTCTGAAATATATAAGCCAGACAGTGTTGAAATTAACTAA
- a CDS encoding Gfo/Idh/MocA family oxidoreductase — protein MKKVKVGFLGSGFIASVHGSILQEDERVEITGVADIVLDNARKLADSLEGNVQAVETLEELIALGVDTVYVTTPNTTHVGPVVKCLEADLNVFSEKPMAVTEEGAERIREAAKGSKGVYNLGMNRRYASTHKKVKEWIEGGALNPHLGQFKLNRGELLKPAWTADSNKTGGFLYETTIHQIDLLPYFFGPVKTIRCEARQNISDNEFDDFAVLVTFENGGIATLVSSAHSGWSFPFETIEIYGKYSTATTAELETVRLSPGLKQQMIAEDYTQVPFYEKGGYVEEDRLFIDALINNTAPPVDVEDAYQLTMLINAIYESAGTGEEIDFASRIKALKKA, from the coding sequence ATGAAAAAAGTGAAAGTGGGTTTTTTAGGATCAGGCTTCATTGCTTCTGTACACGGCTCTATTCTTCAGGAAGACGAGCGGGTGGAGATCACAGGAGTCGCTGACATTGTACTGGATAATGCCAGAAAATTAGCGGACTCCCTGGAAGGAAATGTGCAGGCTGTGGAAACTCTGGAGGAACTGATCGCCTTAGGCGTCGATACTGTATACGTGACCACGCCGAATACAACGCACGTGGGGCCTGTCGTTAAATGCCTGGAAGCAGATTTGAATGTATTCAGTGAAAAACCGATGGCTGTGACAGAGGAGGGCGCTGAAAGAATCCGTGAAGCAGCGAAGGGATCAAAGGGTGTCTACAATTTAGGGATGAACCGCCGGTATGCCAGCACCCATAAAAAGGTGAAGGAATGGATTGAGGGTGGAGCACTCAACCCTCATCTCGGGCAGTTTAAGCTCAACCGGGGAGAACTGCTGAAGCCTGCATGGACAGCGGATTCGAATAAAACGGGTGGGTTCCTGTATGAAACGACCATTCATCAAATTGACCTGCTGCCTTACTTTTTCGGCCCGGTGAAAACTATTCGTTGTGAAGCAAGACAAAACATTTCTGATAATGAATTTGATGATTTTGCAGTGCTGGTAACATTTGAAAATGGTGGTATTGCCACGCTTGTATCCTCTGCTCATTCCGGCTGGAGCTTTCCATTTGAAACCATCGAAATTTACGGGAAATATTCTACAGCTACAACAGCAGAGCTCGAAACGGTGCGATTGTCTCCCGGGCTGAAGCAACAGATGATAGCCGAGGATTACACCCAGGTGCCATTTTATGAAAAGGGCGGCTATGTCGAAGAGGACAGACTGTTCATTGACGCACTCATCAATAACACGGCCCCGCCGGTGGACGTGGAGGATGCTTATCAGTTAACGATGCTCATAAATGCTATTTATGAAAGTGCCGGAACAGGCGAAGAAATTGATTTTGCGAGCCGGATAAAAGCATTAAAAAAGGCATAA
- a CDS encoding Na/Pi cotransporter family protein has protein sequence MDIQSLLFTFFGGLGIFLFGIKFMGDGLQKIAGDGLRNLLDKFTTNPFLGVLTGMVVTILIQSSSSTTVLTVGLVSAGFMTLRQAIGVIMGANIGTTVTAFIIGIDLEAYALPILFIGTVLIFFFKNKKTNNIGQTFFGFGALFYGLTLMGEGVAPLENLPAFNDLTISMSTNPLLGVLVGVLFTVGLQSSSATIGLLQELFSQGAIPLDAALPILFGDNIGTTITAVIAAIGASVAAKRAAMIHVIFNVLGAAIVLVLLVPYTAFISYLQDTLQLNPPMTIAFAHGIFNVTNMLIQLPFVGVLAYIVTRMIPSSEEEIDYQTKHLDPLFIQQSPSIALDQAKLETLRMAAYAEKGLKQSETYLETKNKKNAENITRYEEAVNNLDKNITNYLTGISSRSLSSESSRQHSVLMDTTRDIERVSDHVENLMELVDYQVSNKVTLSPEAYKDLNQMYELTMSTFSRSIEALEQDDHEIAGQVLTQEEEIDRLERQLRKKHILRLNEGQCSGSAGIVFVDILSNLERIGDHAVNIAETVLDDDHKMKQSN, from the coding sequence TTGGATATTCAATCGCTTTTGTTTACGTTTTTCGGTGGTTTGGGCATTTTTTTATTTGGTATTAAATTCATGGGAGATGGACTCCAGAAAATTGCCGGTGACGGACTGCGCAACCTTTTAGATAAATTTACAACCAACCCGTTTCTTGGCGTCCTTACTGGGATGGTGGTCACGATACTCATTCAGTCAAGCTCCAGCACTACTGTCTTAACCGTGGGGCTTGTTAGTGCAGGATTTATGACTCTGCGCCAGGCCATCGGCGTTATCATGGGCGCAAATATAGGAACCACTGTTACGGCTTTCATTATCGGTATCGATCTGGAAGCTTATGCACTGCCAATTTTATTTATTGGAACAGTACTGATCTTTTTCTTTAAAAACAAAAAAACCAACAATATCGGCCAGACCTTTTTCGGCTTTGGTGCCTTGTTTTACGGTTTAACATTAATGGGCGAGGGGGTCGCACCTTTAGAAAACCTTCCGGCCTTTAATGATTTAACGATCAGTATGAGCACTAACCCGCTTCTTGGCGTACTGGTCGGAGTGTTGTTCACCGTTGGTCTGCAGAGCTCATCAGCGACAATCGGGCTCCTTCAGGAATTGTTCAGCCAGGGAGCCATTCCCCTTGATGCCGCGCTGCCAATTCTATTTGGAGACAATATCGGTACGACGATCACAGCGGTGATTGCTGCCATTGGCGCCTCTGTCGCAGCCAAACGGGCAGCAATGATTCACGTAATCTTTAACGTTCTGGGGGCAGCAATTGTATTGGTATTGCTCGTTCCCTACACTGCATTTATCAGCTATCTGCAGGATACCCTGCAGCTTAACCCGCCGATGACGATTGCGTTCGCACACGGCATTTTCAACGTGACCAACATGCTGATTCAGCTGCCGTTTGTCGGTGTGCTTGCCTATATCGTAACCAGAATGATCCCTAGTAGCGAAGAGGAAATTGACTACCAGACAAAGCACCTTGATCCATTGTTTATACAGCAGTCTCCTTCCATCGCCCTCGATCAGGCAAAACTGGAAACCCTGCGAATGGCAGCTTACGCAGAAAAGGGACTGAAACAGAGCGAAACGTATTTAGAAACCAAAAATAAAAAAAATGCAGAAAACATCACCCGCTATGAAGAAGCTGTCAATAACCTCGACAAAAATATTACCAATTATTTAACCGGCATTTCTTCAAGGTCTCTGTCATCCGAAAGCTCACGCCAGCATTCGGTTTTGATGGATACCACTAGAGATATTGAACGCGTGAGCGACCATGTTGAAAACCTGATGGAGCTTGTTGATTATCAGGTATCCAACAAAGTGACTCTGTCTCCGGAAGCCTATAAGGATTTAAATCAGATGTACGAATTAACGATGAGCACATTTTCCCGATCAATTGAAGCGCTTGAGCAGGATGACCATGAAATTGCCGGACAGGTACTGACGCAGGAAGAAGAGATTGACCGGCTTGAACGGCAGTTGCGCAAAAAGCATATTCTGCGCCTGAATGAAGGCCAGTGCTCCGGTTCTGCGGGCATTGTGTTTGTTGACATACTGAGTAATTTAGAGCGTATCGGAGACCATGCGGTAAATATTGCGGAAACCGTTCTCGATGACGATCATAAAATGAAACAAAGCAATTGA